From the unidentified bacterial endosymbiont genome, one window contains:
- the topA gene encoding type I DNA topoisomerase: MGKALVIVESPAKAKTINKYLGNDFVVKSSVGHIRDLPTSGSASKKSADSTSTKGAKKPKKDERSALVNRMGVNPWHNWDAQYEVLPGKEKVVNELKQLAEKADHIYLATDLDREGEAIAWHLREVIGGDETRYSRVVFNEITRNAIRQAFEKPGELNIDRVNAQQARRFMDRVVGYMVSPLLWKKVARGLSAGRVQSVAVRLVVERERDIKAFVPEEFWEVDANVTTPGGEALPLQVSHHNDKPFRPENRDQTMAAVALLEKARYQVLEREDKPTSSKPGAPFITSTLQQAASTRLGYGVKKTMMMAQRLYEAGYITYMRTDSTNLSQDAVSMVRDYISDNFGKKYLPEGANQYASKENSQEAHEAIRPSDVSVLAESLKDMEADAQKLYQLIWRQFVACQMTPAKYDSTTLTVGAGEYRLKARGRILRFDGWTKVMPALRKGDEDRTLPAVNKGDELSLVDLIPAQHFTKPPARFSEASLVKELEKRGIGRPSTYASIISTIQDRGYVRVENRRFYAEKMGEIVTDRLEANFRELMNYDFTAQMENSLDQVASHQAEWKKVLDNFFSDFTNQLDKAGKEPEEGGMLPNQMVLTSIDCPTCGRKMGIRTATTGVFLGCSGYALTPKERCKTTINLVPENEVLNVLEGDDAETNALRAKRRCQKCGTAMDSYLIDPKRKLHVCGNNPTCDGYEIEEGEFRIKGYDGPIVECEKCGSEMHLKMGRFGKYMACTNDECKNTRKILRNGEVAPPKEDPVPLPELQCEKSDAYFVLRDGAAGVFLAANTFPKSRETRAPRVEELYRFRDRLPEKLRYLADAPQQDPEGNKAVVRFSRKTKQQYVASEKDGKATGWSALFVDGKWVEGKK, encoded by the coding sequence ATGGGTAAAGCTCTCGTCATCGTTGAGTCCCCGGCAAAAGCCAAAACGATCAATAAGTACCTGGGTAATGACTTCGTGGTTAAATCCAGCGTTGGTCACATCCGAGATTTGCCGACCAGTGGCTCAGCCAGCAAAAAGAGCGCAGACTCTACCTCCACCAAAGGGGCCAAAAAGCCTAAAAAGGATGAACGTAGCGCGCTTGTCAACCGTATGGGTGTTAACCCATGGCATAACTGGGATGCACAGTATGAAGTGCTGCCCGGGAAAGAGAAAGTCGTTAACGAGCTGAAGCAGCTTGCTGAGAAAGCAGACCACATCTATCTCGCAACCGACCTTGACCGCGAAGGGGAGGCCATTGCATGGCACCTGCGGGAAGTGATCGGCGGGGATGAGACACGCTATAGCCGTGTGGTGTTTAACGAAATTACCAGGAATGCGATTCGTCAGGCGTTTGAGAAGCCGGGCGAACTGAACATTGACCGTGTGAACGCGCAGCAGGCACGCCGCTTTATGGACCGTGTTGTTGGCTACATGGTTTCGCCGCTGCTGTGGAAAAAGGTGGCTCGTGGCCTGTCTGCAGGCCGTGTACAGTCCGTTGCTGTGCGTCTCGTCGTAGAGCGTGAGCGTGACATTAAAGCCTTCGTTCCGGAAGAGTTCTGGGAAGTCGATGCCAATGTCACCACGCCGGGGGGCGAAGCTTTACCGCTGCAGGTCAGTCACCATAACGACAAACCTTTCCGCCCTGAAAATCGTGACCAGACTATGGCCGCCGTGGCCTTGCTGGAAAAAGCGCGCTATCAGGTGCTGGAACGCGAAGATAAGCCGACCAGCAGCAAGCCCGGCGCGCCGTTCATTACCTCGACCCTGCAACAGGCGGCAAGCACCCGTCTGGGGTATGGCGTTAAAAAAACCATGATGATGGCGCAGCGCTTGTATGAAGCGGGCTACATCACCTACATGCGTACTGACTCTACCAACCTGAGCCAGGACGCGGTGAGCATGGTGCGGGACTATATTAGCGATAATTTCGGTAAGAAATACCTGCCGGAAGGTGCAAATCAGTACGCCAGCAAAGAGAACTCTCAGGAAGCGCACGAAGCTATTCGTCCTTCTGACGTCTCGGTACTGGCTGAGTCCCTGAAAGATATGGAAGCGGACGCTCAGAAGTTGTATCAGCTGATCTGGCGTCAGTTTGTCGCCTGTCAGATGACCCCTGCGAAATACGATTCGACGACGTTGACCGTCGGGGCAGGGGAATACCGTCTTAAGGCGCGTGGTCGTATTCTGCGCTTCGACGGCTGGACTAAAGTCATGCCTGCTCTTCGCAAGGGTGATGAAGACAGAACCCTGCCCGCTGTCAATAAAGGCGATGAGCTGTCGCTGGTCGATCTGATCCCCGCTCAGCACTTCACCAAACCCCCTGCGCGCTTCAGTGAAGCGTCACTGGTCAAAGAGCTGGAAAAACGCGGTATCGGCCGCCCGTCTACCTATGCGTCGATCATTTCGACCATTCAGGATCGTGGTTACGTCCGGGTTGAAAACCGTCGTTTTTACGCCGAAAAAATGGGTGAGATTGTCACCGACCGTCTGGAAGCCAACTTCCGTGAGTTGATGAACTACGATTTCACTGCGCAGATGGAAAACAGCCTTGACCAGGTTGCCAGCCATCAGGCGGAGTGGAAAAAAGTACTTGATAACTTCTTCAGCGATTTTACCAACCAGCTGGATAAGGCCGGGAAAGAGCCTGAAGAGGGCGGCATGCTGCCGAACCAGATGGTTTTGACCAGCATCGACTGCCCAACCTGCGGCCGTAAAATGGGCATCCGTACCGCCACCACCGGCGTTTTCCTTGGCTGTTCTGGTTATGCCCTTACGCCGAAAGAGCGCTGCAAGACCACCATCAATCTGGTACCTGAGAACGAAGTTCTCAACGTGCTGGAAGGTGACGATGCCGAAACTAACGCGCTACGCGCCAAACGTCGCTGCCAGAAGTGCGGCACGGCGATGGACAGCTACCTTATCGATCCAAAGCGGAAATTGCATGTCTGTGGTAATAACCCGACCTGCGATGGCTATGAAATCGAAGAGGGTGAGTTCCGCATTAAAGGCTATGATGGCCCGATTGTAGAGTGCGAGAAGTGTGGTTCTGAAATGCACCTTAAAATGGGGCGCTTCGGAAAGTACATGGCCTGCACCAACGACGAATGTAAGAACACGCGTAAAATTCTGCGTAATGGCGAAGTGGCCCCGCCGAAAGAAGATCCGGTTCCGTTGCCAGAACTTCAGTGCGAGAAGTCAGACGCTTACTTTGTGCTGCGTGACGGTGCTGCCGGGGTATTCCTGGCTGCCAATACGTTTCCTAAATCGCGCGAAACACGTGCCCCACGGGTGGAAGAGCTGTATCGTTTCCGCGATCGTCTGCCGGAGAAACTGCGTTACCTGGCCGATGCGCCGCAGCAGGATCCAGAAGGTAACAAAGCCGTGGTACGTTTCAGCCGTAAAACGAAGCAGCAGTATGTCGCCTCTGAGAAAGACGGTAAGGCGACCGGTTGGTCAGCGTTGTTCGTCGACGGTAAATGGGTTGAAGGAAAGAAATAA
- a CDS encoding YciN family protein — MQTTTQPIDRASLLIEANALIRNHEDTLAGIEATGVEQRNGVLVFSGEYYLDEQGLPTPKSTAVFNMFKYLAHTLSEKYHLVD; from the coding sequence ATGCAGACGACGACCCAACCTATTGACCGAGCTTCTCTGCTCATCGAAGCAAACGCACTGATTCGCAACCATGAAGACACCCTTGCGGGTATTGAAGCCACCGGTGTTGAGCAACGTAACGGCGTGCTGGTTTTCAGCGGCGAGTATTATCTGGATGAGCAGGGTTTGCCTACGCCGAAAAGCACCGCCGTGTTTAATATGTTTAAATACCTGGCGCATACGCTTTCTGAGAAATATCACCTGGTCGATTAA
- the sohB gene encoding protease SohB — protein sequence MELLSQYGLFLAKIATVVIAIAVVAVLIVNLTQRKRQRGVLRITRLSEQYKEMQEEMSLSLLDNHQQKLWMKAQKKKHKQEAKAAKAKARLNAPQDETKPRVYVLDFKGSMDAHEVTSLREEVTAVLAVAKPQDQVVMRLESPGGVVHGYGLAASQLQRLREKQIPLTVAVDKVAASGGYMMACVADKIVAAPFSIIGSIGVVAQIPNFNRFLKNKEIDIELHTAGQYKRTLTLLGENTEEGRQKFREELNETQHLFKDFVHRMRPTLDIDRVATGEHWYGIQAQEKGLVDEVGTSDDLLLNLMEGRELVGVRFAQRKRLLDRFTNSAAESVDRLLLRWLQRGQKPLL from the coding sequence GTGGAGTTACTTTCTCAATATGGGTTATTTTTGGCCAAAATCGCGACGGTTGTCATTGCTATCGCGGTGGTTGCCGTTCTGATTGTTAACCTGACGCAGCGCAAGCGTCAGCGTGGCGTGTTACGCATTACCCGCCTGAGTGAGCAGTATAAAGAGATGCAGGAAGAGATGTCTCTTTCGCTGCTTGATAACCATCAGCAAAAACTGTGGATGAAAGCACAGAAGAAAAAGCACAAGCAGGAGGCTAAAGCCGCAAAGGCAAAAGCCAGACTGAATGCGCCGCAGGATGAAACAAAACCTCGCGTTTATGTGCTCGATTTTAAAGGCAGCATGGATGCGCATGAAGTCACCTCGCTACGAGAAGAGGTGACGGCCGTGCTTGCTGTGGCAAAACCGCAGGATCAGGTGGTGATGCGGCTTGAAAGCCCTGGCGGAGTCGTTCACGGCTACGGGCTGGCGGCTTCACAGTTGCAGCGTCTGCGCGAGAAACAGATCCCCCTGACTGTTGCGGTAGATAAAGTCGCGGCGAGCGGCGGTTATATGATGGCCTGCGTGGCAGACAAAATCGTTGCGGCACCGTTCTCCATCATCGGCTCGATTGGCGTGGTCGCGCAAATTCCGAACTTCAACCGTTTCCTGAAAAACAAAGAGATCGATATTGAGCTCCACACCGCTGGGCAATATAAACGTACTTTGACGCTTCTGGGCGAGAACACGGAAGAGGGACGTCAGAAGTTCCGCGAAGAGTTAAACGAAACGCAACATCTCTTCAAAGATTTTGTGCATCGCATGCGACCCACGCTTGATATCGACCGGGTGGCTACAGGTGAGCACTGGTACGGTATTCAGGCGCAAGAGAAGGGGCTGGTGGACGAAGTGGGTACCAGCGATGACCTGCTGTTGAACCTGATGGAAGGTCGCGAACTGGTCGGTGTACGTTTTGCACAGCGTAAGCGACTGCTTGACCGCTTTACCAACAGTGCCGCAGAGAGCGTGGACCGGCTGCTGTTACGCTGGCTGCAACGCGGCCAGAAGCCGCTGCTGTAA
- a CDS encoding YciK family oxidoreductase, with amino-acid sequence MHYQPQKNLLQNRIILVTGASAGIGREAALTYAKYGANVILLGRNEEQLNDVALEILAAGGIATRWYMLDLLTCTPATCQELAQRISTHYPRLDGVLHNAGLLGDVCPMDQQDPEIWQQVMQVNINGTFFLTQALLPLLLNAESGSLIFTSSSVGREGRANWGAYAVSKFATEGMMQVLADEYQHRHLRVNCINPGGTRTKMRASAFPTEDPDKLKTPADIMPLYLWLMGDDSRRKTGMTFDAQPGRKPGISQ; translated from the coding sequence GTGCATTATCAACCACAAAAAAATCTGCTGCAGAATCGCATCATTCTTGTTACCGGCGCCAGCGCCGGGATTGGTCGCGAGGCGGCCCTGACTTACGCAAAGTATGGCGCGAACGTCATTCTGCTTGGTCGTAACGAAGAACAATTAAACGATGTTGCCCTGGAGATCCTCGCTGCAGGCGGTATCGCTACCCGCTGGTATATGCTCGATTTGCTTACCTGCACCCCGGCTACCTGTCAGGAACTGGCTCAACGCATTAGCACCCACTACCCACGTCTGGATGGTGTATTGCACAATGCCGGGCTGCTGGGGGACGTTTGTCCGATGGATCAACAAGACCCTGAAATCTGGCAGCAGGTCATGCAGGTCAACATTAATGGGACTTTTTTCCTGACCCAGGCATTGCTTCCTTTATTGCTGAACGCCGAATCGGGTTCATTGATTTTCACCTCCTCCAGCGTGGGCCGCGAAGGACGCGCAAACTGGGGGGCTTATGCCGTCTCGAAATTTGCCACCGAAGGAATGATGCAGGTACTGGCGGACGAATATCAACACCGTCACCTGCGCGTAAACTGCATTAACCCGGGCGGAACGCGCACTAAAATGCGCGCCAGCGCCTTTCCGACAGAAGACCCGGATAAGCTAAAAACACCGGCAGACATCATGCCGCTCTATCTTTGGCTGATGGGCGACGACAGTCGTCGTAAGACAGGGATGACCTTTGATGCCCAGCCGGGGCGCAAGCCGGGGATTTCTCAATGA
- the cobO gene encoding cob(I)yrinic acid a,c-diamide adenosyltransferase, whose protein sequence is MSEERHQQRQQRLKEQVAARVAAAQDERGILIVFTGNGKGKTTAAFGTATRAVGHGQKVGVIQFIKGEWPNGERNLLEPHGVEFQVMATGFTWDTQNRETDTAACMAVWEHARRMLTDPTLSMVLLDEITYMVAYDYLPLAAVLEALKNRPSHQTVIVTGRSCHRDILAFADTVSELRPVKHAFDAGIKAQIGIDY, encoded by the coding sequence ATGAGTGAAGAACGTCACCAACAACGCCAGCAGCGTCTGAAAGAACAGGTTGCCGCCCGCGTAGCGGCAGCTCAGGACGAACGCGGGATCCTCATCGTGTTTACCGGCAACGGCAAAGGCAAAACCACTGCCGCATTTGGTACTGCCACCCGTGCCGTGGGCCACGGGCAGAAAGTGGGAGTTATTCAGTTTATCAAAGGTGAATGGCCGAACGGCGAACGTAATTTACTGGAGCCGCATGGCGTTGAGTTTCAGGTGATGGCTACCGGGTTTACGTGGGACACTCAGAACCGGGAAACGGATACCGCGGCGTGCATGGCCGTCTGGGAACATGCCCGGCGCATGCTGACTGACCCAACGCTGTCGATGGTGCTGCTGGATGAGATAACCTATATGGTGGCCTATGACTATCTGCCACTTGCAGCGGTACTGGAGGCGTTAAAAAACCGTCCTTCGCATCAGACGGTGATTGTCACCGGGCGCAGCTGCCATCGGGATATTCTGGCGTTTGCAGATACCGTCAGCGAACTGCGTCCGGTTAAACATGCCTTTGATGCCGGGATAAAAGCGCAAATCGGCATTGATTACTGA
- the rluB gene encoding 23S rRNA pseudouridine(2605) synthase RluB, producing the protein MSEKLQKVLARAGHGSRREIEAIIEAGRVSVDGKVSTLGDRVEIVPGLKIRIDGHLISVKESAEQICRVLAYYKPEGELCTRNDPEGRPTVFDRLPKLRGARWIAVGRLDVNTCGLLLFTTDGELANRLMHPSREVEREYAVRVFGEVDEKKLRDLSRGVQLEDGPAAFKTIKFTGGEGINQWYNVTLTEGRNREVRRLWEAVGVQVSRLIRVRYGDILLPKGLPRGGYTELDLTQTNYLRELVELKPETSSKVAVEKDRRRMKANQIRRAVKRHSQVSGNRRSGNRNNNG; encoded by the coding sequence ATGAGCGAGAAGTTACAAAAAGTGCTGGCGCGAGCTGGCCACGGTTCACGTCGTGAAATCGAAGCCATTATTGAAGCGGGTCGCGTGAGTGTGGACGGCAAAGTCTCCACGTTGGGCGATCGCGTTGAAATTGTTCCGGGATTGAAGATCCGTATCGACGGACACCTTATTTCGGTTAAGGAATCTGCAGAGCAGATCTGCCGCGTACTGGCGTATTACAAGCCTGAAGGCGAGCTCTGCACCCGCAACGACCCTGAAGGGCGTCCGACAGTGTTTGACCGCCTGCCTAAGCTGCGTGGCGCACGCTGGATTGCCGTAGGCCGTCTGGATGTGAATACCTGCGGTCTGCTGCTGTTTACCACCGACGGTGAACTGGCAAACCGCCTGATGCACCCAAGCCGTGAAGTCGAGCGTGAATATGCCGTGCGCGTGTTTGGCGAAGTTGATGAGAAAAAGCTGCGTGATTTGTCGCGTGGCGTTCAGCTGGAAGACGGCCCTGCGGCGTTCAAAACCATCAAATTTACCGGTGGCGAAGGGATCAACCAGTGGTATAACGTTACGTTGACCGAAGGCCGCAACCGTGAAGTACGCCGTCTGTGGGAAGCGGTTGGCGTACAGGTAAGCCGCCTGATCCGTGTGCGTTATGGTGATATCCTGCTGCCAAAAGGTTTGCCGCGCGGCGGTTATACCGAGCTGGATCTGACACAGACCAACTATCTTCGCGAGCTGGTTGAACTGAAACCAGAAACCTCCTCCAAAGTTGCGGTTGAGAAAGACAGACGTCGCATGAAGGCCAACCAGATCCGCCGTGCCGTGAAGCGTCACAGCCAAGTGAGCGGCAATCGCCGCTCGGGCAACCGTAATAACAACGGTTAA
- a CDS encoding DUF4225 domain-containing protein, translated as MGFKAEVGLAFYNTVTLSASVYSILGLTQKTGAWRLYKWLPQDYYRKGITVGTPKLTIKIAGYGIKAKVISIF; from the coding sequence ATGGGTTTTAAGGCTGAGGTCGGATTAGCTTTTTATAACACAGTAACATTAAGCGCAAGCGTCTACAGTATCCTTGGCCTCACACAAAAAACAGGAGCGTGGAGGCTTTATAAATGGCTTCCGCAGGACTATTATCGTAAGGGCATTACAGTGGGGACGCCTAAGCTAACAATAAAGATCGCTGGTTATGGTATCAAAGCAAAAGTAATTTCGATCTTCTGA
- a CDS encoding DUF1460 domain-containing protein: MIVKVKAWTFLLISAYLTACAAPGTEKFQTIMDSVTAEKINRIIRSNVIHASGENHGEVISRVSSAFLGTPYQADTLIGGPGTPEALVVNFNGVDCFTLADYVEALTRSHDQKSFLHNLTEVRYIGGNVDYLSRRHFFSDWFSITPRNARDVTPDISPDYATVYKQLNRKPDGGEYIPGLGIHSRKINYIPGKAISPQVLDHLKTGDYVGVYSPLDGLDVSHVGIVVHHEGRVWFRNASSLTANRKVVDSPFLEYMRAKPGIVVLRAG; encoded by the coding sequence ATTATTGTGAAAGTAAAAGCATGGACATTTTTACTGATATCGGCCTATCTGACGGCCTGTGCCGCACCCGGGACAGAAAAATTTCAGACCATCATGGACAGCGTCACGGCAGAAAAAATAAACCGGATCATCCGCTCGAATGTCATCCACGCTTCAGGTGAAAATCACGGGGAAGTTATCAGCCGCGTGTCATCTGCTTTTCTCGGTACACCTTATCAGGCTGATACGCTCATCGGCGGGCCCGGAACCCCCGAAGCGCTTGTCGTGAATTTCAACGGTGTGGACTGCTTTACCCTGGCAGATTACGTAGAAGCCCTGACCCGCAGCCATGACCAGAAATCGTTCCTGCATAATCTTACAGAGGTTCGTTACATCGGGGGAAACGTTGACTACCTCAGCCGCCGGCACTTCTTCTCCGACTGGTTCTCCATCACACCACGCAATGCCCGGGACGTCACGCCAGATATAAGCCCTGACTATGCCACTGTGTACAAACAGCTTAACCGTAAACCGGACGGGGGGGAGTACATTCCAGGTCTGGGCATTCATTCCCGGAAAATTAATTACATTCCCGGAAAAGCCATCAGTCCGCAGGTGCTGGACCATCTGAAAACCGGGGATTATGTCGGCGTCTACTCTCCGCTTGACGGTCTGGACGTTTCGCATGTCGGTATCGTGGTCCACCACGAGGGGCGGGTATGGTTCAGGAATGCCTCCTCGCTGACCGCCAATAGAAAAGTGGTGGATTCGCCGTTTCTGGAATACATGCGCGCGAAACCGGGCATCGTCGTGCTGCGGGCCGGGTGA
- a CDS encoding FAD/NAD(P)-binding protein — protein MAGGAAAVATFISAVKQRAADIIYIIEPKVIGPGIAFSSLDDDILCNTSVGIMSIVYDQQNDFLEYLKECGIDATRDSYVSRSLVGKYLNRKFLHYRDIARKNGVKVFQIHDEFKSLKRIGHCKYIINFCNPLTQKINVTDVIFCTGYGKPKLPNVLIPYREIDTLVCCPYPEKDMLKRVKYLSRILVIGSKLSAVDSAILLGREGHEVTMISPSGELASVRSRFIRINKNIEFKNLMKIMTEWDLREKNCVFWTPKHAFLRFVLRTLSTETLSSWKLQFSFLNNYKDILKEEIFIAKNGNALWQDLLADFAFAINEFYINNNSSDLPKEIKEIIHRYITGLALPNAKKILMLIDAKKLHVRKGTLKHVHLNPSWSVDWGEGVEQFDAIVLATGFYLPSFILNLNNELEIDTEEKNKTSAIKITNLLSIKHPDWNENESIWFVGPPAHTRIPLPNAMFIIVSIAEQVISGIKRLTAFR, from the coding sequence TTGGCGGGGGGGGCTGCCGCCGTGGCAACATTTATTTCCGCTGTAAAGCAGCGGGCTGCCGATATTATTTATATTATTGAACCTAAAGTCATTGGCCCTGGCATAGCTTTTTCTTCTCTTGATGATGATATATTATGCAATACATCGGTTGGTATCATGTCAATAGTTTACGACCAGCAAAATGATTTCCTGGAATATTTAAAAGAATGTGGTATTGATGCCACGCGTGATTCTTATGTATCACGCTCATTAGTAGGAAAATATCTAAACAGAAAATTTTTGCATTACAGAGACATTGCAAGAAAGAATGGAGTCAAAGTGTTTCAAATTCATGATGAATTTAAATCATTAAAAAGAATTGGGCATTGTAAATACATTATTAATTTTTGTAATCCACTCACTCAGAAGATTAATGTTACAGATGTTATTTTCTGTACTGGATACGGTAAACCCAAGCTACCTAATGTATTGATTCCGTATAGGGAAATAGATACTCTTGTTTGCTGCCCTTATCCAGAGAAAGACATGCTGAAAAGAGTGAAATATCTTAGTCGAATCCTTGTTATTGGTAGCAAACTATCAGCAGTTGATAGCGCTATATTGCTCGGTCGGGAGGGGCATGAGGTTACAATGATATCACCATCCGGCGAATTAGCAAGTGTACGGAGCCGCTTTATACGAATAAATAAAAACATAGAATTTAAGAATCTAATGAAAATCATGACCGAATGGGATTTACGAGAGAAAAATTGTGTTTTTTGGACGCCAAAGCACGCATTTCTAAGATTTGTACTTCGAACACTTTCAACGGAAACATTGTCATCATGGAAATTACAATTTTCATTCCTAAATAATTATAAAGACATCTTAAAAGAAGAAATATTTATCGCTAAAAACGGAAATGCTTTATGGCAAGATCTCCTTGCTGATTTTGCATTTGCCATTAACGAATTTTATATAAATAATAACTCATCCGACTTACCGAAAGAAATAAAGGAGATCATTCATCGCTATATTACAGGATTAGCCTTACCTAACGCAAAAAAAATACTCATGCTTATTGATGCTAAAAAGTTGCATGTTCGAAAAGGAACGTTAAAGCATGTTCATTTAAATCCATCATGGAGTGTTGACTGGGGAGAGGGTGTTGAACAATTCGATGCAATTGTGCTAGCAACAGGCTTTTACTTACCTTCTTTTATATTAAATCTCAATAATGAGTTAGAGATTGATACCGAAGAGAAAAATAAAACAAGCGCAATAAAAATAACAAATTTGTTATCAATAAAACATCCCGACTGGAATGAAAATGAGAGCATATGGTTTGTTGGTCCTCCAGCTCATACCAGAATTCCATTACCAAACGCAATGTTCATAATAGTTTCCATTGCCGAGCAAGTTATTTCAGGTATAAAACGCCTTACAGCATTCCGATGA
- a CDS encoding Fe2+-dependent dioxygenase, whose product MLVMIADLLSANEVSHLCEKMRHVNYVDGRTTAGREARPVKQNKQVSRTDPQLVEMQKLIRDRLMGNDLFRMAVRPKTIVPPLFSSYEQGMAYGSHVDNSIMKGVRTDVSVTIFLSEPDQYEGGELVIESTAGEQEIKLAAGSAVTYPTTALHRVAPVVSGERLAAVTWVRSFVRDAAQREILFDLDTARHRLFAQLGKTSEMDLLAKTQSNLLRRWVED is encoded by the coding sequence ATGCTGGTTATGATAGCCGATTTACTAAGCGCAAATGAAGTGAGCCATCTTTGCGAGAAAATGCGTCATGTTAATTATGTTGATGGTCGTACGACTGCCGGACGTGAGGCACGGCCTGTGAAACAGAACAAGCAGGTTTCCCGTACCGATCCGCAGCTGGTAGAAATGCAAAAACTCATCCGGGATCGGCTGATGGGTAATGACCTGTTCCGTATGGCTGTCCGGCCAAAAACCATAGTCCCCCCCCTTTTCAGCAGCTATGAACAGGGCATGGCATATGGAAGCCATGTTGATAACTCGATTATGAAAGGGGTGCGTACTGACGTTTCTGTGACCATTTTCCTTTCTGAACCTGACCAGTATGAAGGCGGTGAGCTGGTGATCGAGTCCACTGCCGGTGAGCAGGAGATAAAGCTGGCTGCAGGTTCTGCTGTAACTTATCCCACGACGGCCCTGCACCGGGTTGCGCCTGTCGTGTCAGGTGAGCGTTTAGCTGCAGTCACCTGGGTTCGTAGCTTTGTGCGGGACGCTGCTCAGCGCGAAATACTTTTCGATCTGGACACCGCCCGCCACAGATTATTTGCTCAGTTAGGAAAAACATCAGAGATGGATCTGCTGGCAAAAACGCAGTCAAACCTACTTCGACGTTGGGTTGAGGATTAA
- a CDS encoding L-threonylcarbamoyladenylate synthase → MSQFFYIHPDNPQPRLINQAVEIVRKGGVIVYPTDSGYALGCKIEDKGAMERICRIRQLPDGHNFTLMCRDLSELSTYAYVDNVAFRLIKNNTPGNYTFILKGTKEVPRRLLQEKRKTIGMRVPSNPIAQALLEILGEPMLSTSLMLPGSEFTESDPEEIKDRLEKVVELIIHGGYLGQQPTTVIDLTEDAPEVIREGAGDVKPFL, encoded by the coding sequence ATGAGCCAGTTTTTTTATATCCATCCGGATAACCCGCAGCCGCGTTTGATTAACCAGGCCGTGGAGATCGTGCGAAAAGGTGGCGTTATCGTCTATCCGACCGATTCCGGCTATGCGCTGGGCTGTAAAATTGAAGACAAAGGGGCGATGGAACGTATTTGCCGCATCCGTCAACTGCCAGACGGGCATAACTTTACGCTGATGTGCCGGGATCTGTCCGAGCTGTCGACCTATGCCTATGTTGATAACGTGGCGTTTCGGCTGATCAAAAATAACACACCCGGTAATTACACCTTCATCCTGAAAGGGACGAAAGAGGTGCCGCGCCGTCTGCTGCAGGAAAAACGCAAGACCATCGGGATGCGCGTACCGTCTAATCCGATTGCCCAGGCGTTGCTGGAAATCCTCGGTGAACCGATGCTGTCTACCTCGTTGATGCTGCCCGGGAGCGAATTTACCGAGTCTGACCCGGAAGAGATCAAAGATCGTCTGGAGAAGGTGGTTGAGCTGATTATCCACGGCGGTTACCTCGGTCAGCAGCCCACCACCGTGATTGATTTAACCGAAGATGCGCCAGAAGTGATCCGTGAAGGTGCGGGTGATGTCAAGCCTTTCCTGTAA